One Aegilops tauschii subsp. strangulata cultivar AL8/78 chromosome 7, Aet v6.0, whole genome shotgun sequence genomic window carries:
- the LOC141027290 gene encoding protein FAR1-RELATED SEQUENCE 5-like, whose product MSFLMVWISSNLAYHKEIGQKMVREPYCDDTGTATNVPGPTRTELGAGAIDGAVQGEEGEDEAGSQPMEPYVGMRFDSLQIAKDHYNGYALRTGFSVKMNTSRQTARINVLVKQQFCCNKYKKPKAGDGGAEAPPVLDPIPDPKPIDSDEEMEDEPPIFAEEEAGRMMHVMAEFYGSEMMVPFGPKEITNLCTSFRRDDTKEGDMIETIAHYKDIQKNDPDFFYKVKYDEEDRVVNIFWVDGLARKAYAEAYHDCISFDTTYMTNMYNMPFAPFIGINRHGQSFMLGCTFVRHELASSFDWVFRAFLEAMDGKPPDNFITDQDGAMRQSIQSIFPTMVHRYCRWHIMKKAQEKVGWLLCRNPGLSDDFNYCVDFSFTIDEFEQNWAGLMMKYEAMTHTHTHFEKLYEYKSTWVPCYFKHRFFPFLQSTQRSEGFNAILKRYVNPQNSMLNFAKQYEKNQNHILDKEGCNDYRTEHLEIELWSNFPIERQAYETYTRDLYRKF is encoded by the exons ATGAGCTTCCTCATGGTATGGATCAGCAGCAACCTAGCATATCACAAGGAAATTGGACAGAAAATGG TTAGGGAGCCATACTGTGACGACACGGGCACCGCGACCAATGTTCCTGGTCCAACCAGGACTGAGCTTGGAGCTGGTGCTATTGACGGTGCTGtgcaaggagaagaaggagaagatgaGGCTGGTTCTCAGCCGATGGAACCCTATGTTGGCATGAGGTTTGACAGCCTTCAAATTGCTAAGGATCACTACAATGGCTACGCCCTACGGACGGGTTTCTCTGTAAAAATGAACACCTCTAGGCAGACAGCTCGCATAAATGTATTGGTAAAACAACAGTTTTGCTgcaacaagtacaagaagccaaaAGCTGGTGATGGAGGAGCTGAGGCTCCTCCTGTCCTGGACCCTATACCAGATCCAAAACCTATTGACAGTGATGAGGAGATGGAAGATGAACCTCCAATATTTGCTGAAGAGGAGGCTG GACGTATGATGCATGTAATGGCAGAGTTCTATGGATCTGAGATGATGGTGCCGTTCGGACCAAAGGAAATAACAAATCTGTGTACAAGTTTCCGTAGAGATGACACAAAGGAGGGTGACATGATTGAGACAATTGCGCACTACAAGGATATACAAAAAAACGATCCAGACTTCTTCTATAAGGTAAAATATGATGAAGAGGACAGAGTTGTCAACATATTTTGGGTGGATGGCTTAGCTCGAAAAGCTTATGCGGAGGCGTACCACGATTGCATATCGTTTGACACCACCTACATGACCAACATGTACAATATGCCGTTCGCGCCCTTCATCGGAATAAACCGACATGGCCAATCTTTCATGCTGGGTTGCACATTTGTGAGGCATGAGTTGGCATCGAGCTTTGATTGGGTCTTCCGAGCATTCCTAGAGGCTATGGATGGCAAACCTCCTGACAACTTTATAACCGATCAGGATGGTGCAATGAGGCAGTCAATACAGAGCATCTTTCCAACCATGGTGCATCGCTATTGTCGATGGCACATCATGAAAAAGGCTCAAGAAAAAGTTGGTTGGCTATTGTGCCGGAATCCAGGGCTCTCTGATGATTTCAACTACTGTGTTGACTTCAGCTTCACTATAGACGAGTTTGAGCAGAATTGGGCTGGGTTAATGATGAAGTACGAGGCtatgacacacacacacacacactttgagAAGTTGTACGAATACAAGTCAACTTGGGTGCCATGCTACTTCAAACACAGGTTCTTCCCCTTCCTGCAGTCTACACAGCGTAGTGAGGGGTTCAACGCCATTCTAAAAAGATATGTGAACCCACAGAACTCAATGCTGAACTTTGCCAAACAATATGAAAAAAATCAGAACCACATCCTTGACAAAGAAGGCTGCAATGATTATAGGACAGAACACCTTGAGATTGAGCTATGGTCCAACTTCCCAATAGAGAGGCAAGCTTACGAAACCTACACTAGGGACCTTTACCGCAAGTTCTGA